Within the Mucilaginibacter sp. CSA2-8R genome, the region AGGTACAGCCGGTTTGGCGTGCCGACAGGCCGCAAAAGGGCCGCTACCGCGAGTTTTATCAGTGTGATGCTGATGTGGTAGGCTCTGATTCGTTATTAAACGAGGCCGAGTTTATATTGATTTATGATGAAGCGTTGAGTCAATTAGGTTTAACCGATTTCAACATCAAAATCAACAACCGCAAAATACTGTCTGGCATTGCGGAAATTATTGGCAAGCCGGAGCTGATTGTGGACATGACCGTAGCTATTGACAAACTGGATAAAATTGGTTTGGATGGCGTAGTGAACGAGTTATTGACCAAAGGTTTTACTCAAGCCGACATTGACCAGTTAGAACCGGTGATTTTACTGCAGGGCAGCAATACCGAAAAGCTGGAAAAACTGAAAACCATTCTGGCTTCGTCTACTGTAGGCCTAAAAGGTATTACCGAACTGGAAACCATTTTTACCTATCTGCAAAGCTTTACCCTGAAAAAGGCTACCGTTGAGCTAGACATTACCCTGGCCCGCGGTTTAAATTATTACACCGGAGCCATCTTTGAGGTTAAAACCAACGAGGTTGCCATGGGCAGCATCGGTGGTGGTGGCCGTTATGATGACCTGACCGGAATGTTCGGCTTAAAAGGCCTTACCGGTGCCGGTATCTCTTTTGGTGCCGACCGTATTTACGACGTGCTTGAGGAGTTAAATCTTTTCCCGGCAGCCAGCAATCAAACCACCCGGGTATTGATTTGCCCG harbors:
- the hisS gene encoding histidine--tRNA ligase gives rise to the protein MASVKPSVPKGMRDFSPAEMVKRNYIFDTIKSVFRKYGYQQIETPTMENLGTLTGKYGEEGDKLIFKVLNSGDYLAKINEQALNARNSNAVAPSISEKALRYDLTVPFARYVVQHQNEITFPFKRFQVQPVWRADRPQKGRYREFYQCDADVVGSDSLLNEAEFILIYDEALSQLGLTDFNIKINNRKILSGIAEIIGKPELIVDMTVAIDKLDKIGLDGVVNELLTKGFTQADIDQLEPVILLQGSNTEKLEKLKTILASSTVGLKGITELETIFTYLQSFTLKKATVELDITLARGLNYYTGAIFEVKTNEVAMGSIGGGGRYDDLTGMFGLKGLTGAGISFGADRIYDVLEELNLFPAASNQTTRVLICPFDAAGETYALPLLQQLRNRSINAELYPAGAKIKKQLDYANNKNIPYVVVIGSDEVQSGQLTFKNMQSGEQQKLTADAIITELTKA